The Chitinophagales bacterium genomic interval TGAAAGATGTAGCATCCGGTTTACGGAAACACAACCCCTTTATGGTTATCATCAGTCGTTGTTTCCCATTGTTCAGGGAAGCACTTTCACCGACCTGAGAAAACAATCAGCGGAAATTGTCGCATCAAAAAATGCCGATGGCAATGCCATTGGAGGACTGTCTGTTGGCGAACCTGCTGCGGAAATGTATGAAATGACCGACGCCGTCTGCCGGATTCTTCCGCATGATAAACCGCGTTACCTCATGGGCGTGGGCATGCCTGACAATATCCTGGAATGCATTGCTTTGGGGATTGACATGTTTGATTGTGTAATCCCGACACGCAATGGAAGAAACGGTATGCTGTTTACCACGCAAGGTATAATCAACATCAAAAATAAAAGGTGGGAAAAAGATTTTTCCGCGCTGGATGACCTCGATAATTTTGTCAGCCGCGGGCATTCAAAAGCCTTTCTCCGCCATTTACTGATACAGCAAGAAATCCTGGGATGCCAGGTCGCCAGCGTGCATAATCTCTGTTTTTACGTGTGGCTGGTGAAGGAAGCAAGGGAGCATATTATTGCAGGAGATTTTGCAACATGGAAAGTAAAAATGGTAAAGCAGCTGATGACGCGACTGTAGCGATTGCGGCCGAGCAAAAATAAAATGAATGCTGATGAGTTATTATTCACAATGCCGCTTTTACCGTAACCTTGCCTGAGCGGATGATGCATATCAAAATTCTCGATCGTTATATCATCAGGAAGTTCCTCGGCACTTTCTTTCTGACCCTGGCACTGTTTATCCTGATTGCCATTGTTTTTGACGTAACCGAAAAACTGGAAGATTTCCTGGATGGTGATGTGCCATTATCAGAAATTATTTTTGATTACTACTTCAATTTCATTCCATATTTCGCCGTCTTGTTTACGCCGCTTTTCTTGTTTGTGGCGGTAATATTTTTCACATCAAGAATGGCTTACCGCTCGGAAATCATTGCCATCCTGAATTCCGGCATCACATTCAACAGGATGCTGTTACCTTATATGATTGCTGCCGGCATCGTGGCAGCACTAAACATATATGCCAATCACTGGCTGATTCCCAATGCAAACAAGACACGCATCGCATTTGAAGATGAGTACATCGGTTACAGGCCCCGGAATACCGGCCGCGATATTCATATGCAGATTGCCAAAGATCAGTTTATCTACCTGGAAAGTTTCAACTTCGATGACAGTACCGGCTACAAATTTTCTTATGAGATTTTCAACAATGGCAGCCTCGTTTATAAAATCCGCAGCGAAAAGATTAAATGGGATCATAGCAAACAACAGTGGCTGCTGAAGAACTTTATGGTGCGAACAAACAATGATATGCAGGAGACATTAAAAACAGGAAGAGACACCCTGATTTCATATGGGTTCCAGGTAAAGGATTTCGAAAAAAAGCTGAATGAAGTATTTACGATGAATGCCCGTGAACTGAATGAAGTAATCAACGAACTTACCCTGCGTGGTGCCGATAATATTGCCTTTTATGAAGTTGAAAAATACAAACGTACGGCCTTCCCCTTTGCCATTTTTATTTTAACCCTTATCGGCGTTTCGCTTGCTTCCCGAAAAGTGAGAGGTGGTATCGGCCTGCATATCGGTATCGGCATTACCATCAGCTTTGCTTACATTCTGTTTCAGCAGTTTTCACAAACATTTTCTACCAACGGCGACTTGCCAGCTGTCGTCGGCGTCTGGATTCCCAATATCATTTTTGGCGTCGTAGCTGTCGTGCTATACAGAGGAGCGCCCAAATAGAAAATGAAACTGGTGGCAACGTTAACAGCCGTTGAACGAAAAATCTAATCACTGCAAAACTTGCAGTACAGCCTGTAGTTCCTGTCCTGCGAAAAAGATTTTTCGGATATACTTATCTAACTATATGGATAACCGCAACGGTGGCTTACAAAACAGTTGCCGGACCACAAGAAAACGGCACACTATGCAGATTCTTTAATAAATCAGGGAGATTACTCGGGGTTCCGGTATTCCGCATTACCGGCACTGCTTTACCAGGGCAAGGGTTCTTCTGTTGGCTTTGATTCATCTTCATCTTCCATATCATCCATCCGCGATTTCAATATACGCACATTGCTTTCAGTGTTTGGCTTCTCAAAAGAATCCATTTCTGCAAACTTTGCGAAGCGGTCGATAAACTTCACGGGTACATTCGCCAATGCTCCATTACGGTGCTTGGCCACCATAATTTCGGCCAGGCCGACAGTGCTGTTACCATCTGCATCTTCAGTCAGTTTATAGTATTCCGGACGGTAGATGAAAATCACCATGTCTGCATCCTGCTCAATAGCACCGGATTCGCGCAAATCCGAAAGCTGCGGGCGTTTATCACCTCCCCTCGTTTCAACCGACCTGTTTAGCTGCGACAATGCAATCACCGGAATATCCAGCTCTTTCGCGATGCTTTTAAGAGCTCTTGAGATGTTACTGATTTCCTGCTCGCGGTTGCCCTGTTTGGAATCCACCGTGCCACTCATCAATTGCAGGTAATCGATGATGATCATCTGTATGTCATGTTGCATCTTTAAGCGGCGGGCCTTGGCACGCAATTCAAAAATATTGATGGCAGGCGTATCATCGATAAAAAGTGCACATTCCGACAGCTCATCCACTTTTCTCACCAATTGTTCCCATTCATAGCTCTCCAGGTTGGCACGCCGGATCTTCTCAGCCGGAATTTCTGTTTC includes:
- the tgt gene encoding tRNA guanosine(34) transglycosylase Tgt; amino-acid sequence: MQFDIDAIDPKSSARAGTITTGNGKITTPIFMPIGTTGGVKAVHFRELEQTIGAQIILGNTYHLYLRPGLEVLQEAGGLHGFNGWKKPILTDSGGYQVFSLADRRKITEEGAKFHSHIDGSKHLFSPEKVMDIQRVIGGDIVMAFDECLAWPSEYKAAKKSMELTHRWLERCSIRFTETQPLYGYHQSLFPIVQGSTFTDLRKQSAEIVASKNADGNAIGGLSVGEPAAEMYEMTDAVCRILPHDKPRYLMGVGMPDNILECIALGIDMFDCVIPTRNGRNGMLFTTQGIINIKNKRWEKDFSALDDLDNFVSRGHSKAFLRHLLIQQEILGCQVASVHNLCFYVWLVKEAREHIIAGDFATWKVKMVKQLMTRL
- a CDS encoding LptF/LptG family permease; the protein is MMHIKILDRYIIRKFLGTFFLTLALFILIAIVFDVTEKLEDFLDGDVPLSEIIFDYYFNFIPYFAVLFTPLFLFVAVIFFTSRMAYRSEIIAILNSGITFNRMLLPYMIAAGIVAALNIYANHWLIPNANKTRIAFEDEYIGYRPRNTGRDIHMQIAKDQFIYLESFNFDDSTGYKFSYEIFNNGSLVYKIRSEKIKWDHSKQQWLLKNFMVRTNNDMQETLKTGRDTLISYGFQVKDFEKKLNEVFTMNARELNEVINELTLRGADNIAFYEVEKYKRTAFPFAIFILTLIGVSLASRKVRGGIGLHIGIGITISFAYILFQQFSQTFSTNGDLPAVVGVWIPNIIFGVVAVVLYRGAPK